One window of the Misgurnus anguillicaudatus chromosome 8, ASM2758022v2, whole genome shotgun sequence genome contains the following:
- the LOC141365600 gene encoding uncharacterized protein translates to MFFLLYRRNRRLLEDYDTDDEAYAPQKDNLPHAPQIQPPPKRICSSTEVQPSPQRQPQPSICPQKSSCLTRIPETPGPSLLDISPSIEMQERNLGSSLRQAIDMPEPMPTLPFHNTPSSARSSQHVTGHQNETTLQSPDHAVESLWHYDSLTPRVQTKRLPSNDPFQRSILHDILTKLEIVMEQQRRLVRMVQDLKQNNVGEITEDNHLTPKYFPVEDLRSFTSLESDLQSAPETRRKVVLELGLLGGVDLKDTVWRIMKQAIKNDFAKTINWRGLNGKTPFQNLELKSVVIEAVRRNPVCAQITEQEVEQVIRRWFYFAGDREGGRKKRTLQNLNFKN, encoded by the exons atgtttttccttCTCTACAGACGAAACCGGCGCCTTTTGGAAGATTATGACACTGATGACGAGGCTTATGCACCCCAAAAAGACAATTTGCCACATGCCCCGCAAATACAACCACCACCTAAAAGGATTTGTTCATCTACTGAGGTACAACCAAGTCCTCAAAGACAACCTCAACCCTCCATATGTCCTCAGAAGTCCTCGTGTCTGACACGGATCCCAGAAACTCCAGGCCCATCCTTGTTGGACATAAGCCCTTCAATTGAAATGCAAGAGAGAAATCTTGGGTCTTCATTACGCCAAGCAATAGATATGCCTGAACCGATGCCTACCCTGCCTTTTCACAATACACCGTCTTCTGCCAGATCATCACAGCATGTCACAGGACATCAAAATGAAACCACTTTACAGTCTCCTGATCACGCAGTGGAATCACTGTGGCATTATGACTCTTTGACTCCCAGAGTCCAGACAAAGCGCCTCCCAAGCAACGATCCATTCCAGAGAT CAATTCTTCATGACATTTTGACAAAACTTGAAATAGTTATGGAGCAGCAAAGACGTCTTGTAAGAATGGTTCAAGATCTCAAACAAAACAATGTTGGTGAGATCACGGAGGATAACCACTTAACTCCAAAATATTTTCCAGTTGAAGATTTAAGATCATTCACTTCCCTGGAAAGTGATCTTCAATCCGCACCGGAAACGAGACGAAAAGTG gTACTTGAACTTGGATTGCTGGGTGGGGTGGACTTGAAGGATACGGTTTGGAGAATAATGAAGCAGGCGATTAAAAATGACTTTGCTAAAACCATTAACTGGAGAGGTTTAAATGGAAAAACGCCATTCCAAAATTTGGAGCTTAAAAGTGTTGTCATTG AGGCTGTAAGAAGAAATCCAGTTTGTGCCCAAATTACTGAGCAGGAGGTTGAACAAGTTATTAGACGGTGGTTTTACTTTGCTGGTGATCGTGAGGGTGGCAGAAAAAAAAGAACAttacaaaatttaaattttaaaaactga